A single genomic interval of Methylobacterium bullatum harbors:
- a CDS encoding Blue-light-activated protein, producing MAVSVLVNGGECGALIEAIDWSATPLGPFESWPASLRTLTGMMVAARQPMFVTWGPGRIVLYNDAYARLLGAKHPAAMGRPIAEIWSDIWSDLAPIVADAYAGLSIQMDDVAFVMERNGFAEETHFAFSYTPVREEDGSVAGFFCACTETTDRIGAESRLRQSEAEVRGVLDGMGEGFLLLDRDFRVRRINAEGLRLDGRPPEAILGRHLLDVWPDAERMPTWPLYRRAMAERASAELTYRHSSTQRDIWIEVRVYPSGSGLSVFYRDVSGRRAAEEALREREERLRLVMEGARDHVVLTMNPQGIITSWSAGAVEVLGWKAADALGRDGAMIFTGEDRAAGIDAAELAEAVTRGRADSERWHRRADGTPVFLAGSLHRLPPDLQGRSPGFLRIARDETQRRAQAEALTESEARFRNMADHAPVMMWVTIPDGSCIYLNRRWYEFTGQTEAEALGLGWTRATHPDDEGLAADTFLSANAAHEPFRVEYRLRRADGTYRWAIDAATPRFGTDGEFLGYVGSVIDIDERREAEERLRQSEGRFQAIADSIDQMVWSTLPDGHHDYFNQRWYDYTGVPAGSTDGAGWNGIFHPDDRDKAWAVWSHSLKTGEPYHIEYRLRHRSGQYRWVLGRAQPVRDADGRIVRWFGTCTEIQEIVEAREVLARSRAELEREIAERIKERDRIWTLIPDLLMSGTLDGRLLNVNPAWTEVLGYDEATLMATPFWEIIHPDFLDVSAGIVEAMRQGRTMRHQNRVRTANGDYRWFDWISAPVGDVFYAVARDITDEKAREAALAQTQEALRQSQKMEAVGQLTGGIAHDFNNLLTGISGSLELLQTRMAQGRLTELDRYINAAQGASRRAAALTHRLLAFSRRQTLDPKPTNVNALVSGMEDLIRRTVGPAVTIEVVGSAGLWPALVDPNQLENALLNLCINARDAMPDGGRLTIETANKWLDGHAARERNLEPGQYLSLCVTDNGTGMTPEVIARAFDPFFTTKPLGEGTGLGLSMIYGFVRQSGGEVRIYSELGEGTTMCLYLPRHYGEASEVDETGAFAPAPRAQRGETVLIVDDEPTVRMLVTEVLEELGYTAIEAADGASGLKVLQSDVRIDLLVTDVGLPGGMNGRQMADAARVARPDLKILFITGYAENAVVGNGHLEPGMQVLTKPFVMEALAGRIKDMIASG from the coding sequence GTGGCAGTGAGTGTCCTCGTGAACGGGGGCGAGTGTGGCGCGCTGATCGAGGCCATCGATTGGTCCGCGACGCCCCTCGGACCCTTCGAGTCCTGGCCCGCCTCCCTCCGCACGCTGACGGGGATGATGGTCGCCGCGCGCCAGCCCATGTTCGTCACCTGGGGGCCGGGGCGGATCGTCCTCTACAACGACGCCTATGCCCGGCTCCTGGGCGCCAAACATCCGGCCGCCATGGGGCGGCCCATCGCCGAGATCTGGTCCGACATCTGGAGCGACCTCGCCCCCATCGTCGCCGATGCCTATGCGGGACTCTCCATCCAGATGGACGACGTCGCCTTCGTCATGGAGCGCAACGGCTTTGCCGAGGAGACGCATTTCGCCTTCTCCTACACGCCGGTGCGGGAGGAGGACGGGAGCGTCGCCGGCTTCTTCTGCGCCTGCACCGAGACCACCGACCGGATCGGCGCGGAGAGCCGGCTGCGCCAGAGCGAGGCCGAGGTCCGGGGCGTCCTCGACGGGATGGGCGAGGGCTTCCTCCTGCTCGACCGCGATTTCCGGGTCCGCCGCATCAATGCCGAAGGCCTTCGCCTCGACGGGCGCCCCCCGGAGGCGATCCTCGGCCGTCACCTCCTCGACGTCTGGCCGGATGCCGAGCGGATGCCGACCTGGCCGCTCTACCGCCGCGCCATGGCGGAACGGGCCTCGGCCGAACTCACATACCGCCACAGCTCGACGCAGCGGGACATCTGGATCGAGGTCAGGGTCTATCCCTCCGGCAGCGGCCTCTCGGTGTTCTACCGGGACGTCAGTGGGCGCCGGGCGGCGGAGGAGGCCCTGCGCGAGCGCGAGGAGCGCCTCCGCCTCGTCATGGAGGGCGCCCGCGACCACGTCGTCCTCACCATGAACCCGCAGGGGATCATCACGAGCTGGTCGGCGGGCGCCGTCGAGGTGCTGGGCTGGAAGGCCGCCGACGCGCTGGGCCGCGACGGAGCGATGATCTTCACGGGCGAGGACCGGGCGGCCGGCATCGATGCGGCGGAACTCGCCGAAGCGGTGACTCGCGGCCGCGCCGATTCGGAGCGCTGGCACCGGCGCGCGGACGGGACGCCGGTCTTCCTCGCCGGCTCCCTCCACCGCCTGCCGCCGGACCTGCAGGGCCGCTCGCCCGGCTTCCTCCGGATCGCGCGGGACGAGACCCAGCGCAGGGCGCAGGCCGAGGCGCTGACGGAGAGCGAGGCGCGCTTCCGCAACATGGCCGACCACGCCCCGGTGATGATGTGGGTGACGATTCCCGACGGATCCTGCATCTACCTGAACCGGCGCTGGTACGAGTTCACCGGGCAGACCGAGGCGGAGGCCCTCGGCCTCGGCTGGACCAGGGCGACGCATCCCGACGACGAGGGGTTGGCGGCGGACACGTTCCTCTCCGCCAATGCGGCGCATGAGCCGTTCCGGGTCGAGTACCGCCTGCGCCGGGCCGACGGCACCTATCGCTGGGCCATCGACGCGGCGACCCCGCGCTTCGGCACCGATGGCGAGTTCCTGGGCTATGTCGGTTCGGTCATCGACATCGACGAGCGCCGGGAGGCGGAGGAGCGCCTGCGCCAGAGCGAGGGGCGCTTCCAGGCCATCGCCGATTCCATCGACCAGATGGTGTGGTCGACCCTGCCGGACGGGCACCACGATTACTTCAACCAGCGCTGGTACGACTATACCGGCGTCCCGGCGGGCTCCACCGACGGCGCGGGCTGGAACGGCATCTTCCACCCCGACGACCGGGACAAGGCCTGGGCGGTCTGGAGCCATAGCCTGAAGACGGGCGAGCCCTACCATATCGAATATCGCCTGCGGCACCGCTCCGGGCAGTACCGCTGGGTGCTGGGGCGGGCGCAGCCGGTGCGCGACGCGGACGGGCGGATCGTGCGCTGGTTCGGCACCTGCACCGAGATCCAGGAGATCGTCGAGGCCCGCGAGGTCCTGGCCCGCTCGCGGGCGGAGCTCGAGCGCGAGATCGCCGAGCGCATCAAGGAGCGCGACCGCATCTGGACGCTGATCCCCGACCTCCTGATGTCGGGCACCCTCGACGGCCGCCTCCTCAACGTGAACCCGGCCTGGACCGAGGTGCTCGGCTACGACGAGGCGACCCTGATGGCGACGCCGTTCTGGGAGATCATCCACCCCGATTTCCTCGATGTCAGCGCCGGCATCGTCGAGGCGATGCGCCAGGGCCGCACCATGCGGCACCAGAACCGGGTCCGCACGGCGAACGGCGACTATCGCTGGTTCGATTGGATCAGTGCGCCCGTGGGCGACGTGTTCTACGCGGTGGCCCGCGACATCACCGACGAGAAGGCCCGCGAGGCGGCCCTCGCCCAGACCCAGGAGGCCCTGCGCCAGTCCCAGAAGATGGAGGCGGTGGGCCAGCTCACCGGCGGCATCGCCCACGATTTCAACAACCTGCTCACCGGCATCTCGGGCAGCCTCGAATTGCTGCAGACCCGGATGGCGCAGGGGCGGCTGACCGAACTCGACCGCTACATCAACGCGGCGCAGGGGGCCTCGCGCCGGGCGGCGGCCCTGACCCACCGGCTGCTCGCCTTCTCCCGGCGCCAGACCCTGGACCCGAAACCCACCAACGTGAACGCCCTGGTCTCGGGGATGGAGGATCTGATCCGCCGCACGGTCGGCCCGGCGGTGACGATCGAGGTGGTGGGCTCCGCCGGCCTGTGGCCGGCTTTGGTCGACCCGAACCAGCTCGAGAACGCGTTGCTGAACCTCTGCATCAACGCCCGCGACGCCATGCCGGATGGCGGCCGCCTCACCATCGAGACCGCCAACAAGTGGCTCGACGGGCATGCCGCCCGCGAGCGCAACCTCGAACCCGGCCAGTACCTCTCCCTCTGCGTCACCGACAACGGCACCGGCATGACGCCGGAGGTGATCGCCCGCGCCTTCGATCCGTTCTTCACGACGAAGCCGCTCGGCGAGGGCACCGGCCTCGGCCTGTCGATGATCTACGGCTTCGTGCGGCAATCGGGCGGCGAGGTGCGGATCTATTCCGAACTCGGCGAGGGCACCACCATGTGCCTCTACCTGCCGCGCCATTACGGCGAGGCCTCCGAGGTGGACGAGACCGGCGCGTTCGCCCCCGCCCCGCGCGCGCAACGGGGCGAGACCGTGCTCATCGTCGACGACGAGCCCACCGTGCGCATGCTCGTGACCGAGGTGCTCGAAGAGCTCGGCTACACCGCCATCGAGGCGGCCGACGGCGCCTCCGGGCTCAAGGTGTTGCAATCGGACGTGCGCATCGACCTCCTCGTCACCGATGTCGGCCTGCCCGGCGGCATGAACGGCCGCCAGATGGCCGACGCGGCGCGGGTGGCCCGGCCCGACCTCAAGATCCTGTTCATCACCGGCTACGCCGAGAACGCCGTGGTCGGCAACGGGCATCTGGAGCCCGGCATGCAGGTGCTCACCAAGCCCTTCGTGATGGAAGCGCTGGCCGGCCGGATCAAGGACATGATCGCCTCCGGGTAG
- the kch gene encoding Voltage-gated potassium channel Kch, with product MGPHSLMLVSHRKVARATGARFLNALPCDPTFLIEPMTALKARLRVLYEGDTAAAHRFHYALLAFDIATIAFVIVTSFLPLSPWIVGLDVVLGLAVLADFTARLIISRSLGREFLRLSTWADVVAVASFLAPMFIQGVGFLRILRTLRLLRTYQLLDRLRRDSELFQRNEEVILAATNLMVFVFVMTGVVYVTQYGSNPAIGSPIDALYFTVTSLTTTGYGDITLPGPSGRLISVFVMICGVTLFFRLAQVVFRPYKVRHPCQACGLQRHEPDAVHCKACGILLNIPDEGGD from the coding sequence ATGGGGCCGCACTCCTTGATGCTCGTATCACACCGAAAGGTGGCGCGCGCAACGGGCGCGCGTTTCCTAAATGCGTTACCTTGCGACCCCACATTCCTGATCGAGCCAATGACAGCCTTAAAAGCCCGACTTCGCGTCCTGTACGAAGGCGACACCGCTGCGGCACACCGCTTCCACTACGCCTTGCTCGCATTCGACATCGCCACGATTGCTTTTGTGATCGTGACCTCGTTTCTACCCCTGTCGCCCTGGATTGTCGGGCTCGACGTGGTGCTTGGCCTTGCTGTCCTGGCTGACTTCACCGCCCGCCTCATCATCAGCCGGTCTCTCGGGCGCGAGTTCCTGCGCCTGAGCACATGGGCAGACGTGGTGGCGGTAGCATCCTTCCTGGCGCCGATGTTTATTCAGGGGGTCGGCTTCCTGCGCATCCTGCGCACGCTCCGGCTACTGCGCACCTACCAACTGCTCGACCGTCTGCGTCGAGACAGCGAGCTGTTCCAGCGCAATGAGGAGGTTATTCTAGCAGCCACCAACCTAATGGTGTTCGTATTCGTGATGACGGGGGTAGTCTATGTCACGCAGTACGGTAGCAACCCAGCGATTGGCAGCCCCATTGACGCCCTATACTTTACGGTGACTTCTCTAACGACAACCGGGTACGGTGACATCACCCTTCCAGGACCATCTGGGCGGCTGATCTCGGTCTTCGTGATGATCTGCGGTGTGACACTATTCTTCCGCCTCGCGCAGGTGGTCTTTCGACCCTACAAGGTTCGCCATCCCTGCCAAGCCTGCGGCTTACAGCGGCACGAGCCAGATGCCGTGCACTGCAAAGCGTGCGGAATCCTACTCAACATCCCAGATGAGGGAGGCGACTAA
- the nhaA_1 gene encoding Na(+)/H(+) antiporter NhaA translates to MASAALALAVANSPWADVYFATLRSYLGPLSVLHWINDGLMAVFFLLVGLEIKRELLDGQLRTWPDRILPGVAALGGMAGPAVVYATINWHTPETLRGWAIPTATDIAFALGVLALLGSRVPVSLKIFLTALAIIDDLGAVLIIAAFYTADLSLPMLGGAAAVFAVLFGMNKAGVKSLSPYLVLGAVLWFLVLKSGIHATIAGVLLALTIPLRLSVGKPDDPTSPLHILEHAIHPWSAYLVLPVFGFANAGVSFAGMSTKMLFDPVTLGVALGLFIGKQVGVFGFVVMAIKLGLAQRPSHASWTQIYGLSLLCGIGFTMSLFIGLLAFAGAPELEAETKIGVLLGSLSCMVLGASILLLSARSDRTA, encoded by the coding sequence ATGGCCAGCGCCGCCCTGGCGTTGGCAGTCGCCAATTCCCCATGGGCAGATGTGTATTTCGCGACTCTGCGTAGCTACCTCGGGCCGCTGAGCGTCCTTCACTGGATCAACGACGGCCTTATGGCTGTATTTTTCCTGCTCGTAGGGCTGGAGATAAAGCGCGAACTGCTCGACGGTCAGCTGCGCACGTGGCCCGACCGCATTCTACCCGGCGTAGCCGCGCTGGGCGGCATGGCCGGCCCTGCCGTCGTCTATGCCACCATCAACTGGCATACGCCGGAAACCCTTCGGGGCTGGGCAATCCCGACTGCCACCGACATCGCATTCGCGCTCGGCGTGCTGGCTCTGCTAGGGTCACGGGTGCCCGTGTCGCTCAAGATCTTCCTGACCGCGCTCGCCATCATCGACGACCTCGGCGCGGTCCTCATCATCGCCGCGTTCTACACCGCCGACCTGTCGCTACCGATGCTGGGCGGCGCGGCGGCCGTGTTCGCGGTCCTGTTCGGGATGAACAAGGCCGGGGTGAAGAGCCTGTCGCCTTACCTCGTCCTCGGCGCGGTTTTGTGGTTCCTTGTGCTGAAGTCCGGCATCCACGCTACCATCGCGGGGGTCCTGTTGGCCCTGACGATTCCGCTTCGCCTGAGCGTGGGCAAGCCGGACGACCCTACCTCGCCCCTCCATATTCTTGAGCATGCCATCCATCCCTGGTCCGCCTACCTCGTGCTACCGGTGTTCGGGTTCGCCAATGCCGGCGTCTCCTTCGCGGGCATGAGCACGAAGATGCTGTTCGATCCAGTGACCCTAGGCGTAGCCCTGGGCCTCTTCATTGGTAAGCAGGTTGGGGTATTCGGCTTTGTGGTGATGGCAATCAAACTCGGGCTTGCACAGCGGCCATCTCACGCTAGCTGGACACAAATCTACGGCTTGTCTCTGCTGTGCGGCATCGGTTTCACTATGAGCTTGTTCATTGGCCTTTTGGCCTTCGCAGGTGCGCCAGAGTTGGAGGCCGAAACCAAGATAGGGGTGCTGCTCGGATCGTTGTCCTGCATGGTCCTAGGGGCCAGTATTCTCCTATTGTCGGCTCGTTCCGATCGAACAGCATGA